One window from the genome of Dermacentor silvarum isolate Dsil-2018 chromosome 5, BIME_Dsil_1.4, whole genome shotgun sequence encodes:
- the LOC125945548 gene encoding uncharacterized protein LOC125945548, whose product MTAMMKSQRRSMSFVTLSKGGTTRAPVSARLGLWIVVLEVIIQNVCALKDGDCLRADSASYFQLSPGGYDPTKGMDGARCQNLCASISAPYSGIQSNRYCLCSDDPFAERLTATKKDVCDKGEQLSTRFFHSDLFSPVEGLRVMPSSSVVSVGEEVTLHLAVKSGRNATVLFNFGDGLPGTRGTLNSEPRYIYWRPGTYKIVVLATPVGASDLYTVRAEAMVVVTTAPDEDSVHWNCPALVEPGAGFTCHLSVSAGADMTADVDPGDGSRRQVMKLPDVVPVSMGEPVPQFQTDEIVADEDDTADSGVLPMARTVHSAQIDVIHGYGSVAGKMDILLLRPTCQGCTFLGNNVTCHEGASLCSQEANCLRSDQCPKNEVYSIYKMVETISIMVNKGYFVHRLSSPVPIVAGDILGFTTSGGRLAYRATRSGEPSDLVKRNQLKGQAVRTDDLLEMGRRYLVGALLTSSVNLTYDYLYVEPGAYEFRISLQNRHHDTTVRKMADVSSQEKLTSFRLDVSRNQVPTGTEVEITARMFGGSDVTMMWNFGDGHTTKEVVKSVLAGQRFLKKHIFKEPGTYVVQVNSSNLHGNFIARRSVSVQRPVTEAWELFTNSPVILPEAIYLTLTYPKTEKLPTDAVARIAFGDRQKTKWKVPSESAEKVSQKFSHVYLRPGHYNVAVNISNLISHYVLTTRVETATRTTGLLAKVQFQPTDDAPLRVGLGSANDIFPTTRPVVFTVKTGTGVVEMFIIETAKGQLLANWHGQATEVYAQLS is encoded by the exons ATGACGGCTATGATGAAGAGCCAGCGGAGAAGCATGTCTTTTGTGACTCTGTCCAAAGGGGGCACTACAAGAGCTCCTGTTTCTGCGCGGCTGGGACTTTGGATCGTCGTACTCGAAGTCATCATTCAAAATG TGTGCGCTCTCAAGGATGGCGACTGCCTGCGCGCGGACTCGGCGTCGTACTTCCAGCTGTCTCCCGGGGGCTACGACCCGACCAAAGGCATGGACGGCGCCCGCTGCCAGAACCTGTGTGCCTCAATATCGGCGCCCTACTCGGGCATCCAGTCCAACCGATACTGTCTCTGCTCCGACGATCCATTCG CGGAGCGGCTGACGgccaccaagaaggacgtgtgcGACAAGGGCGAGCAGCTGTCGACACGCTTCTTCCACTCCGACCTGTTCTCGCCCGTCGAGGGGCTGCGCGTGATGCCGTCGTCCTCAGTGGTGAGCGTGGGCGAGGAAGTGACGCTGCACCTGGCCGTCAAGTCCGGCCGCAATGCCACGGTGCTGTTCAACTTCGGCGACGGGCTGCCCGGCACGCGGGGCACGCTGAACAGCGAGCCCCGTTACATCTACTGGAGGCCAGGCACCTACAAGATCGTCGTGCTCGCTACGCCCGTCGGTGCCTCGGAC TTGTATACAGTACGAGCGGAGGCCATGGTGGTTGTGACCACAGCTCCAGACGAGGACTCGGTGCACTGGAATTGCCCCGCACTGGTGGAGCCCGGAGCGGGTTTCACCTGCCACCTGAGCGTGAGCGCGGGCGCAGACATGACCGCCGATGTTGACCCTGGCGACGGCTCACGGCGTCAGGTCATGAAGCTGCCCG ACGTGGTGCCCGTGTCCATGGGCGAGCCGGTGCCCCAGTTCCAGACGGATGAGATCGTGGCGGATGAAGACGACACTGCCGACTCCGGTGTCCTGCCGATGGCACGCACCGTGCACTCGGCCCAGATTGACGTCATCCACGGATACGGAAGCGTCGCGGGAAAGATGGACATACTG CTGTTGCGTCCCACGTGCCAAGGCTGCACGTTCCTGGGCAACAACGTCACCTGCCACGAGGGGGCCTCACTGTGCTCTCAGGAAGCCAACTGCCTGCGCAGCGACCAGTGTCCCAAGAATGAGGTGTACTCCATCTACAAGATGGTCGAAACAATCTCCATCATGGTCAACAAGGGGTACTTCGTGCACCGCCTGTCCAGCCCCGTGCCCATAGTAGCCG GAGACATCCTGGGCTTCACAACTTCGGGCGGCCGGTTGGCCTACCGAGCCACTCGCAGCGGCGAGCCTTCGGACTTGGTCAAACGCAATCAGCTTAAAGGCCAGGCCGTCCGCACCGACGACCTGCTGGAGATGGGACGGCGCTACCTGGTCGGCGCTCTGCTCACCTCTTCTGTGAACCTCACCTACGACTACCTCTACGTGGAGCCCGGCGCATACGAGTTCAGAATTA gtCTACAAAACAGGCACCACGACACTACCGTACGCAAGATGGCGGACGTGAGTAGCCAAGAGAAATTGACCAGCTTCCGCCTGGACGTGTCCAGGAATCAAGTGCCGACAGGGACCGAAGTCGAGATTACTGCACGCATGTTTGGTgggagtgacgtcacaatgaTGTGGAATTTCGGTGATGGCCACACCACTAAGGAAGTTGTTAAAA GCGTCCTGGCGGGACAGCGTTTCCTGAAGAAGCACATCTTCAAGGAGCCCGGCACGTACGTGGTGCAAGTGAATTCGTCCAACTTGCACGGGAACTTCATCGCCCGCCGAAGTGTGTCCGTCCAGAGGCCCGTCACTGAGGCCTGGGAGCTCTTCACGAACTCTCCGGTCATCCTTCCGG AGGCCATCTACCTGACATTGACTTACCCCAAAACGGAGAAGCTTCCCACAGACGCCGTGGCGCGAATAGCGTTCGGCGACCGCCAGAAGACCAAGTGGAAAGTGCCCAGCGAGTCCGCCGAGAAAGTTTCGCAGAAGTTCAGCCACGTGTACCTTCGGCCGGGCCATTACAACGTTGCCGTCAACATCTCCAACCTGATATCGCACTACGTTCTCACGACCAGG GTGGAGACGGCCACCCGCACCACGGGTCTCCTGGCGAAGGTCCAGTTCCAGCCGACGGACGACGCACCGCTTCGGGTCGGGCTCGGCTCAGCCAACGACATTTTCCCGACCACACGACCCGTCGTGTTCACGGTCAAGACGGGAACCG GCGTTGTGGAAATGTTCATAATCGAGACTGCCAAGGGCCAACTTCTGGCCAACTGGCACGGGCAAGCAACTGAAGTATACGCTCAACTTTCCTGA